A single genomic interval of Chloracidobacterium validum harbors:
- a CDS encoding carbonic anhydrase, with product MFSHHYHFGQRLASVFFAPALALAFVQPVAVAQSPKPARPSPMKPAGNQPAVSVPEQATEEKTWTNEELQADPDMALKVLMEGNGRFAAGKTIHPRQDIARIRETAKGQKPFAIIVGCSDSRVPNEIVFDQGLGDLFIVRTAGQVSTYSSWGSIEFAEEVLGAKLIFVLGHTKCGAVQAAVQVPEVPGHIVTLINDIKPAAQRVKGQPGDEVQNAIRENVRMQVEKLKGLEPVLAKRVREGKLKVVGGVYDIETGLVTLVE from the coding sequence ATGTTTTCCCACCATTACCATTTTGGACAACGACTGGCCAGCGTTTTTTTTGCGCCAGCGCTGGCGCTGGCCTTCGTACAACCGGTCGCCGTTGCCCAGTCCCCAAAGCCGGCGCGTCCATCGCCGATGAAGCCCGCTGGCAACCAACCCGCAGTAAGCGTGCCTGAGCAAGCCACTGAGGAAAAAACCTGGACCAACGAAGAGCTTCAAGCCGATCCTGACATGGCACTCAAGGTTTTGATGGAAGGCAATGGCCGCTTTGCTGCGGGCAAAACTATCCACCCGCGCCAGGATATTGCGCGCATCCGTGAGACGGCCAAAGGGCAAAAGCCATTTGCCATTATTGTGGGCTGCTCTGATTCACGAGTTCCCAACGAGATCGTTTTTGACCAGGGCCTGGGTGACTTGTTTATTGTCCGAACGGCCGGTCAAGTCTCAACCTACTCTTCCTGGGGAAGCATCGAGTTTGCAGAGGAGGTCCTTGGGGCAAAGCTCATTTTCGTGCTGGGACACACCAAGTGCGGTGCCGTGCAGGCAGCCGTTCAGGTTCCCGAAGTCCCTGGGCACATCGTGACGCTCATCAATGACATCAAGCCAGCCGCCCAAAGGGTCAAGGGGCAGCCTGGGGATGAGGTTCAAAATGCCATTCGTGAAAATGTCCGCATGCAAGTCGAAAAGCTCAAAGGGCTTGAGCCGGTGCTGGCCAAGCGGGTTCGGGAAGGCAAGCTCAAGGTCGTCGGTGGCGTTTACGACATTGAGACCGGTCTTGTCACGCTCGTTGAATAG
- a CDS encoding sodium-dependent bicarbonate transport family permease translates to MNATQAMFLSLLSPMVLAFILGVIATRVKSDLKFPEELYTALTIYLLVAIGLKGGYKLSISNLDDFWRPGLAAIALGVVIPIVAYHILRQFGKFDIWNAAAIAAHYGSVSAVTFGEAIAFHDTLKEEALRMAIEAGTVAAGTAADAPAALGLYKAQGLNYEGFLPSLLTIMEVPAILVAIIIARLQGKDAALASDDNATMGDVLRELLAGKSTLLLVGFLVIGYASGKRGWDQVAPWFDAPFRGILTLFLLEAGLVTGRRLGDLKKVGMFLVGFGILMPIASALAGILTGKAAGLTMAGATVLGVLAASASYIAAPAACRVALPKASPTYYLTASLAITFPFNIIIGLPLYHFLAVKIYGL, encoded by the coding sequence ATGAACGCTACACAAGCCATGTTTCTGAGCTTGTTATCACCAATGGTGTTGGCTTTCATCCTTGGTGTCATTGCCACCCGTGTCAAAAGCGATCTGAAGTTCCCAGAGGAGTTATACACGGCACTGACAATCTACTTACTTGTCGCCATCGGGTTGAAAGGTGGTTACAAGCTCTCCATCAGCAACCTGGATGATTTTTGGCGGCCAGGGCTAGCTGCGATTGCGCTAGGCGTTGTGATACCAATCGTGGCTTACCACATCCTACGCCAGTTTGGAAAATTCGACATTTGGAATGCGGCTGCGATTGCCGCCCACTATGGTTCGGTTTCAGCCGTGACCTTTGGTGAAGCCATCGCTTTCCACGATACGCTCAAAGAAGAAGCGCTTCGGATGGCCATCGAAGCTGGTACGGTTGCGGCTGGAACTGCCGCGGATGCCCCGGCGGCGCTGGGACTCTACAAGGCTCAGGGGTTGAACTACGAAGGCTTCCTGCCCTCACTTCTGACCATCATGGAGGTTCCGGCCATCTTGGTCGCGATCATTATCGCCCGCTTGCAAGGGAAGGACGCGGCGCTGGCTTCGGATGACAACGCCACGATGGGCGACGTCCTGCGCGAGTTGCTGGCCGGAAAGAGTACCTTACTGCTCGTTGGCTTTCTGGTGATTGGTTACGCATCAGGCAAGCGTGGTTGGGATCAGGTCGCTCCGTGGTTTGATGCCCCATTTCGTGGGATACTGACCCTGTTTTTGCTTGAAGCCGGGCTGGTAACAGGACGCCGGTTAGGTGATTTGAAAAAGGTCGGAATGTTTTTGGTAGGGTTCGGCATCCTGATGCCGATTGCAAGCGCCCTGGCCGGTATCCTGACGGGCAAAGCGGCTGGGTTGACCATGGCTGGGGCGACAGTTCTAGGGGTTTTGGCTGCTAGCGCCTCTTACATTGCCGCACCTGCTGCCTGCCGAGTGGCACTGCCGAAAGCGAGTCCGACGTATTACCTGACCGCCTCGCTGGCGATTACGTTTCCGTTCAACATCATCATTGGGCTACCGCTCTATCACTTCCTTGCCGTCAAAATTTATGGACTCTAG
- a CDS encoding P-II family nitrogen regulator, whose amino-acid sequence MQKSEMKLVVIIAEDELEPRLTKEILNLGARGYSASRVRGEGWHGARKSEWEGENVRIETIVSDPVADAILARVAERYMPHFAVVVYVQSVNILRVEKFT is encoded by the coding sequence ATGCAGAAGTCTGAGATGAAACTCGTGGTCATTATTGCTGAAGATGAGCTTGAGCCACGGCTGACAAAAGAAATTCTCAACTTGGGCGCGCGGGGGTATAGCGCCAGCCGAGTTCGTGGTGAGGGGTGGCATGGCGCGCGGAAGAGTGAGTGGGAAGGTGAGAACGTTCGGATTGAAACCATCGTCTCTGATCCCGTGGCCGACGCCATCCTGGCGCGGGTCGCCGAACGCTACATGCCTCACTTCGCCGTGGTGGTCTATGTGCAAAGCGTGAACATTCTGCGGGTGGAAAAGTTTACCTAG
- a CDS encoding LabA-like NYN domain-containing protein encodes MASNDPRSSSSGSHMIHAPSNRGRIAIFIDGNNLFHAARSAGVEIDYAKLLTHLRGEDPLLRAFFYTGVDQQAERQQGFLLWMRRNGYRVVQKELKTFPDGTKKANLDVEIAVDMLSLADKYDTAILVSGDEDFTYALNVIAYKGVRVEVAGFRANTSPRLIDVADRFHELDGIVADISKSPSKRDSQQTEALRLSGEWSLTPDLPRAETGPEPGKEDGGSHDGQELDAPLVEQPDQPCPAVDAPELLASLPQSPAGDPVPKPESPLITDDNVIVATLQSGEHPMIPDETWEASELVEQESAPGGNVSPDIGDLPPSEHP; translated from the coding sequence ATGGCGTCCAATGATCCCCGGAGTAGTTCCTCCGGGTCGCACATGATTCATGCGCCCTCAAATCGAGGTCGCATTGCCATCTTCATTGACGGCAACAACCTATTCCACGCCGCCCGCTCGGCCGGCGTCGAAATAGACTATGCCAAATTACTGACACACCTCCGGGGTGAGGATCCGCTTCTGAGGGCTTTTTTCTACACTGGTGTTGACCAGCAGGCCGAACGCCAGCAAGGCTTTTTGCTTTGGATGCGCCGGAATGGGTACCGGGTCGTGCAGAAAGAACTCAAGACCTTCCCCGACGGAACGAAGAAAGCTAACCTGGATGTTGAAATTGCTGTGGATATGCTGTCGCTGGCTGACAAGTACGACACGGCTATCCTCGTCAGTGGCGACGAAGATTTTACCTATGCCTTGAATGTCATTGCCTACAAGGGCGTAAGGGTTGAAGTCGCGGGTTTTCGGGCGAATACCTCACCACGGTTGATTGACGTTGCCGACCGCTTTCACGAGCTGGACGGCATCGTTGCCGATATTAGCAAGTCACCAAGCAAGCGCGACTCACAACAAACGGAAGCCCTGCGCCTCAGCGGAGAATGGTCGCTTACCCCAGACTTGCCCAGGGCTGAAACCGGACCTGAGCCCGGCAAGGAAGACGGTGGCTCGCACGATGGACAGGAACTGGACGCTCCGCTTGTCGAGCAACCAGACCAACCTTGTCCAGCGGTTGACGCGCCGGAGTTGCTGGCTAGTCTGCCTCAGTCACCAGCGGGCGACCCGGTGCCGAAACCTGAGTCACCCCTGATCACCGATGACAACGTCATTGTGGCCACGCTGCAATCAGGCGAGCATCCCATGATTCCAGATGAGACTTGGGAAGCTTCCGAGCTGGTAGAACAAGAAAGCGCGCCCGGTGGCAACGTGAGTCCTGACATAGGCGACCTACCCCCGTCGGAGCATCCCTAA
- a CDS encoding acyl-CoA carboxylase subunit beta, which translates to MSQTLEALTAELWELEARLRLGGGEAKIERLHAQGRLTARERVAALLDPDSPFLEIGLLVAYDQYDGQAPAAGVVTGIGRCHGREIVVVANDPTVKAGAWFPETITKMLRAQEIAMRCRTPIVYLVDSAGVNLPYQGGVFPGQYGAARLFYYNSLMRRHLRIPQLAAVMGQCIAGGAYLPALSDVIVMVEGTSFMGLGGVNLVRGATGQSSDPEALGGARMHTEVSGVAHYREPDDRACLARLRRLVAELPPPPPRVVAVGEARPPQRDPREAYQLLPVDHRLPYEAEAFLDTLLDADSFDEFQPDHAREMICAQARIEGIPVGLLANRRGLIKSSGAAPPRFGGIVYRESAEKAAYFIETCNRHRRPLLFVQDVSGFMVGVEAEQSGIIRAGAHFVEAMATATVPKLVLTVNHASGAGYYAMAGQGFDPNFIFSLPTGRMGVMEGESAVMALFSAQLEKLKAAGQSPDAALQSEMDKVRATYEAQLDAKFAAARGFCDAVLAPEDVRPMLKLALETCLNQPGPHLGPFVLTGTQLPD; encoded by the coding sequence ATGTCTCAAACGCTTGAAGCCCTGACGGCGGAACTTTGGGAACTCGAGGCGCGGCTGCGGCTGGGTGGCGGCGAAGCCAAAATCGAACGCCTGCATGCGCAAGGCAGATTGACAGCGCGTGAGCGGGTGGCCGCTTTGCTCGATCCCGATTCTCCGTTCCTTGAAATCGGTTTGCTCGTCGCCTACGACCAGTACGATGGACAAGCGCCGGCGGCCGGCGTCGTCACCGGCATCGGCCGCTGCCATGGACGGGAAATCGTCGTCGTGGCCAATGATCCAACCGTCAAGGCCGGAGCCTGGTTTCCTGAAACCATCACGAAAATGCTACGGGCGCAGGAAATCGCCATGCGCTGCCGGACGCCGATTGTCTATCTCGTGGACTCTGCCGGGGTAAACTTGCCCTATCAGGGTGGCGTCTTTCCAGGACAGTACGGCGCGGCGCGGTTGTTTTATTACAACTCGCTCATGCGACGACATTTGCGCATTCCCCAACTGGCAGCGGTCATGGGTCAATGCATTGCCGGTGGCGCTTATCTTCCGGCGTTGTCAGATGTCATCGTGATGGTCGAGGGAACGAGCTTTATGGGACTGGGCGGCGTCAACCTTGTGCGCGGAGCAACCGGGCAAAGCTCCGATCCAGAGGCTTTGGGCGGAGCGCGGATGCACACCGAAGTTTCAGGGGTTGCCCATTATCGTGAGCCGGATGATCGGGCCTGCCTGGCGCGGCTGCGGCGGCTGGTGGCTGAACTCCCACCCCCCCCGCCGCGCGTGGTTGCTGTTGGCGAAGCCCGTCCACCTCAGCGCGACCCACGCGAAGCCTATCAGCTTCTGCCGGTTGACCATCGTTTACCTTACGAAGCCGAAGCCTTCCTTGACACCTTGCTCGACGCTGATTCCTTTGACGAGTTTCAGCCCGACCATGCCCGCGAGATGATTTGCGCTCAGGCGCGAATCGAAGGCATTCCAGTCGGATTGCTTGCCAACCGACGCGGACTCATCAAATCATCCGGCGCCGCGCCGCCGCGCTTTGGCGGTATCGTTTACCGGGAAAGCGCCGAAAAAGCGGCTTACTTCATCGAGACGTGCAACCGCCACCGCCGACCACTACTGTTTGTGCAGGACGTATCGGGCTTTATGGTCGGCGTGGAGGCCGAGCAGTCAGGGATCATTCGCGCCGGTGCGCACTTCGTGGAGGCGATGGCAACGGCTACCGTGCCGAAACTGGTGCTGACAGTCAACCACGCATCTGGCGCAGGCTACTACGCCATGGCTGGCCAGGGTTTTGATCCAAACTTTATTTTCTCGCTCCCCACCGGACGCATGGGTGTCATGGAAGGTGAGTCGGCCGTCATGGCGCTTTTTTCAGCGCAACTAGAAAAGCTCAAGGCAGCGGGACAATCGCCCGATGCAGCCCTTCAATCCGAAATGGACAAGGTGCGGGCCACCTATGAGGCCCAGCTCGATGCAAAGTTTGCCGCCGCGCGTGGTTTCTGTGACGCAGTTCTTGCGCCGGAAGATGTTCGCCCAATGCTCAAACTGGCGCTCGAAACCTGCCTCAACCAGCCCGGTCCGCACCTCGGCCCGTTCGTGCTTACAGGAACCCAACTGCCAGACTGA
- the folE gene encoding GTP cyclohydrolase I, translating into MPNDDEQTKPEIIREPDLLTAARAMRQLLNSLRLTPDRDVHLEHTAENVTDFWAEFFAPFIADQPCPEISTFPAQELAGQFVAVGKLSFHSMCAHHLTPFFGVAHIAYVPDALGIGIGAPAKLLDYAARRPQLQERLAADVATALERACHPRGIAVCLIARQMCMEMRGARATGRVESTVLRGCFQEVAWREQFFNYLARQTTD; encoded by the coding sequence ATGCCGAACGACGACGAGCAAACCAAGCCTGAAATCATCCGTGAACCTGACTTGCTGACAGCGGCCCGCGCCATGCGGCAGCTCCTGAACTCGCTTCGGCTGACGCCTGACCGTGACGTGCATCTTGAACACACAGCGGAAAACGTTACGGACTTCTGGGCGGAGTTTTTCGCCCCCTTCATTGCGGACCAGCCTTGTCCGGAAATTTCAACGTTCCCGGCCCAGGAACTCGCCGGACAGTTCGTCGCAGTCGGTAAGCTATCTTTTCATTCGATGTGCGCCCACCATTTGACGCCGTTTTTTGGCGTGGCGCACATTGCCTACGTCCCTGATGCGTTGGGCATTGGCATTGGCGCGCCGGCCAAGCTGCTCGACTATGCGGCGCGCCGCCCGCAGCTCCAGGAACGCCTCGCGGCTGACGTTGCCACGGCGCTGGAGCGAGCCTGTCACCCACGTGGCATCGCGGTTTGCCTGATTGCGCGGCAGATGTGCATGGAAATGCGCGGCGCGCGCGCCACCGGCCGCGTGGAAAGCACGGTGCTGCGTGGCTGCTTTCAGGAAGTTGCCTGGCGCGAACAGTTTTTCAACTACCTGGCCCGGCAGACAACCGACTAA
- the asnS gene encoding asparagine--tRNA ligase, giving the protein MNHVRIADLAACLGQEITIKGWLYNARSSGKLLFLEVRDGSGIVQAVVAKNAVSEEVWNQAAALTQESSVMVTGTPREHPKRPGVYELDVRELDIVQLAHDYPITPKEHGIEFLMDHRHLWLRSKRQHAILRVRHEVIRAVRDFLDNDGFILADTPVLTPAACEGTTTLFELDYFDDGKAYLTQSGQLYNEATAAAFGKVYCFGPTFRAEKSKTRRHLTEFWMVEPEVAYATLDDMMTLAERFLSFIVARVLERRKEELKLLERDVTKLEAVTPPFPRLAYDEAVKMLRAAHAEGALDHDFEWGGDFGAPDETYLAQQFDRPVIVHRYPAQVKAFYMEEDPERPEVALCLDVLAPEGYGEIIGGGQRMQSYDKLVQRIADHNLPREAFEWYLDLRKYGSVPHAGFGMGIERCVAWLCGLEHVRETIPFPRMLYRLRP; this is encoded by the coding sequence ATGAATCACGTTCGCATTGCTGATTTGGCAGCTTGTCTTGGACAAGAAATCACGATCAAAGGTTGGCTCTACAACGCACGGTCGAGTGGCAAGCTCTTGTTTCTCGAAGTTCGGGATGGCTCTGGCATCGTCCAGGCGGTGGTGGCTAAAAACGCCGTTTCTGAAGAAGTTTGGAATCAGGCGGCCGCGCTCACTCAGGAGTCTTCCGTGATGGTCACCGGGACGCCGCGTGAACATCCCAAGCGCCCCGGCGTGTATGAACTTGATGTAAGGGAGCTTGACATTGTTCAACTTGCGCACGATTACCCAATCACACCCAAAGAGCATGGCATTGAGTTCCTCATGGATCACCGTCACTTGTGGCTTCGCTCGAAACGGCAACATGCCATTTTGCGCGTTCGGCACGAAGTGATTCGGGCAGTGCGGGATTTCCTCGACAACGACGGGTTCATCTTGGCCGACACACCGGTTTTGACACCTGCGGCTTGTGAGGGGACAACGACGCTTTTTGAGTTGGATTACTTTGACGATGGCAAAGCGTACCTCACGCAATCGGGGCAGCTTTACAACGAAGCTACGGCTGCGGCATTTGGCAAGGTGTATTGCTTCGGGCCGACGTTTCGGGCCGAGAAATCCAAGACGCGCCGCCATCTGACCGAGTTCTGGATGGTTGAGCCAGAGGTTGCCTACGCCACGCTCGACGACATGATGACGCTGGCCGAGCGGTTTCTCAGCTTTATCGTGGCGCGCGTTTTGGAGCGCCGAAAAGAAGAACTCAAGTTGCTGGAGCGCGACGTGACGAAGCTGGAAGCCGTCACCCCGCCATTTCCCCGGCTGGCTTACGACGAAGCCGTAAAGATGCTGCGCGCGGCCCATGCGGAAGGCGCGCTCGATCACGACTTTGAATGGGGCGGCGATTTCGGCGCTCCCGATGAAACCTATTTGGCGCAGCAGTTTGACCGCCCGGTGATCGTCCATCGCTATCCGGCGCAGGTCAAGGCGTTCTACATGGAAGAAGACCCGGAGCGTCCAGAGGTTGCGCTGTGCCTGGATGTCCTTGCGCCTGAAGGTTATGGGGAAATCATCGGCGGCGGGCAGCGCATGCAGTCTTATGACAAGCTCGTGCAACGTATCGCCGACCATAACCTGCCGCGCGAAGCGTTTGAGTGGTATCTCGATTTACGCAAATACGGCTCGGTTCCGCACGCCGGTTTCGGCATGGGGATCGAGCGGTGTGTGGCGTGGTTGTGCGGGCTGGAACACGTCCGCGAGACCATCCCTTTTCCGCGCATGCTGTACCGGCTACGGCCCTAG
- a CDS encoding trans-sulfuration enzyme family protein, producing the protein MSQDAHHIETLAVHAGRTPDPTTGAVMPPIHLATNYERDATGACPRGFEYTREGNPNRRALETSLALLEGGAAAACFASGNAAAAAVFQALTPAQHVVIAQDTYYGTAVLLKDIFADWSLEATFVDATQPEAIAAAMRTNTALVWVETPSNPLLSVVDLPRAAEIAHAQQAHLLVENTLGTPILQRPFDFGADLVVHSTTKFLGGHSDLLGGVVITKRQDAFFERIRRVQVVGGAVPSPFDCWLLQRSLKTLPCRVRTQSETALKVARFLATHKRVERVLYPGLPEHPGYLTAKRQMSGFGGVLSFTLKEGDAAAKALPARTRIFTHATSIGGVESLIEHRASAEGPGTRAPQNLVRLSIGLEHPDDLIADLAQALGDVPHAEPKPVFPGGRLLRSPKEL; encoded by the coding sequence ATGAGCCAGGATGCCCATCACATTGAAACATTGGCCGTTCACGCCGGTCGAACGCCTGATCCGACCACCGGGGCCGTGATGCCACCCATTCACTTGGCAACCAACTACGAGCGCGACGCGACCGGCGCCTGCCCACGCGGATTTGAATACACCCGCGAGGGCAACCCAAACCGGCGCGCGCTGGAAACCAGCCTGGCGCTGCTCGAAGGTGGTGCGGCGGCCGCCTGCTTTGCTTCGGGCAACGCGGCGGCGGCGGCGGTGTTTCAGGCGCTGACGCCCGCGCAGCACGTCGTGATTGCGCAGGATACCTACTACGGCACGGCTGTCCTGCTGAAAGACATCTTTGCGGACTGGTCACTGGAGGCAACCTTTGTGGACGCCACCCAGCCCGAAGCCATAGCCGCCGCCATGCGAACCAACACGGCACTGGTCTGGGTCGAGACGCCCTCGAATCCGCTACTGTCGGTCGTGGATCTTCCGCGCGCAGCCGAGATAGCCCATGCGCAGCAGGCACATCTGTTGGTCGAAAATACGCTGGGGACGCCGATTTTGCAGCGTCCGTTCGACTTCGGGGCCGACCTAGTCGTGCATTCAACGACGAAGTTTCTCGGCGGACACAGCGACCTTCTTGGGGGCGTCGTCATCACGAAGCGCCAAGATGCGTTTTTTGAACGAATTCGGCGGGTGCAAGTTGTGGGCGGAGCTGTTCCATCCCCATTTGACTGCTGGCTGTTGCAGCGCAGTTTGAAAACCCTGCCCTGTCGTGTCCGAACCCAATCGGAAACGGCGCTCAAGGTGGCGCGCTTTCTGGCAACGCATAAGCGCGTCGAGCGGGTGCTGTATCCCGGCTTGCCGGAACATCCGGGTTACTTGACGGCCAAACGGCAGATGAGTGGCTTTGGCGGCGTGCTGTCCTTCACGCTCAAGGAAGGGGATGCCGCCGCGAAGGCGCTACCGGCGCGGACGCGCATCTTTACCCACGCCACGAGCATTGGCGGCGTTGAAAGTCTGATTGAGCATCGGGCATCGGCCGAAGGCCCCGGCACGCGCGCGCCGCAAAACCTGGTTCGGTTGTCCATTGGCTTGGAACACCCGGATGATCTCATCGCCGACCTTGCGCAAGCCTTGGGAGACGTTCCCCACGCCGAGCCGAAGCCGGTATTTCCCGGCGGACGGCTGCTCCGTTCCCCAAAGGAACTGTGA
- a CDS encoding D-alanyl-D-alanine carboxypeptidase, with the protein MKYPIRMTLAVWSACCLLTAPLVAQQRPRVISNDDLRPAPAMHAARGQVSGPAAPVEEVQPLPGPLTLPDMVTARLLSFSRSVQSHGIYFEALDGSPVLSLNDGMMYNPASVTKVMTSLAALEALGVNYRYPTRVGYTGTMDWNTGTLMGDLVISGEYDPSFATESLFLIGERLREMGVRNIQGNIRIGAGVLLNMRSQPVVIGREILSTLDRTRWTPKTEAVWNAVRGVKAFSHLPTYQGITISPGNAIVDDYTTPRYPLIEYRSSPLLKILKSINAYSNNEMTHVVGARVGGPAGVRQYLIEKVGLAPQEVYLQTTSGLGQNAVTPRATVKVMRYAVNWLEKRKLSLGELLPIAGIDTGTLHRRFTSPDLVGTVIGKTGTLSSTSALAGILYTQKRGLLFFAILERGSPHSLRTLQEEIISMVAADSGGALPLALGSEMSPSLCEDAVVTESAAARTASTAR; encoded by the coding sequence ATGAAGTACCCGATTCGGATGACGCTCGCCGTATGGAGCGCCTGCTGCTTACTCACCGCCCCCCTGGTGGCGCAACAGCGCCCGCGTGTCATCTCCAATGATGACTTGCGGCCAGCCCCAGCCATGCACGCGGCGCGTGGTCAGGTGAGCGGCCCGGCGGCGCCGGTCGAGGAGGTTCAACCATTGCCGGGTCCGTTGACGTTGCCGGACATGGTGACGGCACGGTTACTGAGCTTTTCCCGCTCGGTGCAGTCGCACGGCATCTATTTCGAGGCACTCGATGGCTCGCCGGTGCTGAGCCTCAATGACGGAATGATGTACAACCCGGCGTCGGTCACCAAGGTCATGACCTCACTGGCGGCGCTCGAAGCCCTGGGCGTGAACTATCGCTATCCAACCCGAGTTGGCTACACCGGCACGATGGACTGGAACACCGGGACGCTGATGGGCGATCTGGTCATCAGTGGTGAATACGATCCGTCATTTGCCACGGAAAGCTTGTTCCTCATCGGGGAGCGGCTGCGTGAAATGGGTGTCCGCAACATCCAGGGCAACATTCGGATTGGCGCCGGTGTCCTGCTCAACATGCGGTCGCAGCCGGTGGTGATCGGACGTGAAATTCTTTCCACGCTCGACCGGACACGCTGGACACCCAAAACCGAGGCCGTCTGGAACGCCGTGCGCGGCGTCAAGGCCTTCAGCCACCTGCCGACCTATCAGGGCATCACCATCTCGCCCGGCAACGCCATCGTGGATGACTACACGACGCCACGTTATCCGTTGATAGAGTATCGTTCCTCGCCGTTGCTGAAGATTCTCAAGTCCATCAATGCCTACAGCAACAATGAAATGACGCACGTTGTCGGCGCGCGCGTCGGCGGCCCGGCGGGCGTGCGGCAGTACCTCATCGAGAAAGTCGGTCTTGCTCCGCAGGAAGTCTATCTGCAAACCACCTCCGGGCTTGGCCAAAACGCCGTCACGCCACGTGCCACGGTCAAAGTCATGCGCTACGCGGTGAACTGGCTCGAAAAGCGAAAGCTTTCACTGGGCGAACTGCTGCCCATTGCCGGAATAGACACCGGCACGCTGCACCGGCGCTTCACCAGTCCTGACTTGGTGGGCACGGTCATCGGCAAAACCGGAACGCTTTCATCCACGAGCGCCCTGGCCGGAATTCTCTACACGCAGAAGCGCGGACTGTTGTTCTTCGCCATTCTGGAGCGGGGTTCGCCGCATAGCCTACGAACGCTCCAGGAAGAAATCATCTCGATGGTCGCCGCTGATAGCGGCGGGGCTTTGCCGTTGGCGCTGGGTTCGGAAATGTCACCGTCGCTGTGCGAAGACGCCGTGGTGACGGAAAGCGCCGCCGCACGGACGGCCAGCACCGCTCGGTAA
- the tldD gene encoding metalloprotease TldD: MTTDAIAFFLNRYGLTTDDLNTLLGEALADGGDYADLYFEYCRTNSLNLEEHLIKAANRSVAQGVGVRVIVGEKTGYAYTDDISRESIRQAARTAACIARDAAKSASPVAVTARAAAHDLYPPVEPVGEVSIERKIELLRDIDERCYAADRRIQKVQVSLADEWKAVMVATSDGVLTGDMQPLARIGVMCIADQDGDLRAGRAGGGGRRGFGMFTEGELGPEALAREAVRLAILQFDAVDAPAGPMEVVLGHGWPGILLHEAIGHGLEADFNRKKTSAFSDLIGQRVASEACTIVDDGTLPGRRGSLNVDDEGHPTSRTVLIEKGILRGYINDYLNARLLGVPRTGNGRRESYRHIPMPRMTNTYMLAGTEAPEDIVRSVKRGLYAVQFGGGQVDITSGKFVFSASEAYLIEDGRITAPVKDATLIGHGPEALTKVTAVGCDLELDLGVGTCGKDGQSVPVGVGMPTIKISEMTVGGTQR; encoded by the coding sequence CTGGCGGACGGCGGCGATTACGCCGATCTGTACTTTGAATACTGCCGCACCAACTCACTCAATCTTGAAGAACACCTGATCAAGGCAGCGAACCGGTCGGTCGCGCAGGGGGTTGGCGTGCGCGTCATCGTCGGTGAAAAGACCGGCTACGCTTACACGGATGACATTTCGCGGGAGAGCATCCGCCAGGCGGCGCGGACGGCAGCGTGCATTGCCCGTGACGCGGCGAAGTCGGCCAGTCCGGTTGCCGTGACGGCGCGCGCTGCGGCGCATGACCTGTATCCGCCCGTGGAACCTGTCGGCGAGGTTTCCATCGAACGCAAAATCGAGCTGCTGAGAGACATTGATGAACGCTGCTACGCGGCCGACCGCCGAATTCAAAAAGTTCAGGTCAGCCTGGCCGACGAGTGGAAAGCCGTCATGGTCGCCACCAGCGACGGCGTCCTGACCGGTGATATGCAGCCGCTGGCGCGCATTGGCGTGATGTGCATTGCCGACCAGGACGGCGACCTGCGCGCCGGTCGCGCCGGGGGCGGCGGAAGACGGGGCTTCGGGATGTTCACCGAAGGAGAGCTAGGGCCGGAGGCTCTGGCACGCGAAGCCGTCCGGCTGGCCATCTTGCAGTTCGACGCCGTGGACGCGCCGGCCGGCCCGATGGAAGTCGTGCTTGGCCACGGCTGGCCCGGCATCCTGCTGCACGAAGCCATCGGCCACGGGCTGGAAGCCGACTTCAACCGCAAGAAAACGTCGGCTTTCTCAGACCTCATCGGGCAGCGTGTCGCCAGCGAGGCATGTACGATTGTGGACGACGGGACACTGCCCGGCAGGCGTGGCTCGCTCAACGTGGACGACGAAGGTCATCCGACTTCCCGCACCGTGCTGATTGAAAAGGGCATCCTGCGCGGCTATATCAACGATTACCTCAACGCCCGGCTCCTGGGCGTGCCGCGCACCGGCAACGGACGGCGCGAAAGCTATCGCCATATTCCGATGCCCCGCATGACGAACACCTACATGCTGGCCGGGACGGAAGCGCCGGAAGACATCGTGCGCAGTGTGAAGCGTGGGCTTTACGCGGTGCAGTTTGGCGGTGGTCAGGTGGACATCACCAGTGGCAAGTTTGTTTTCTCGGCCAGCGAAGCCTACCTGATTGAAGACGGCCGCATCACAGCACCGGTCAAGGATGCGACGCTCATCGGTCACGGACCGGAAGCCTTGACCAAGGTTACGGCCGTTGGGTGCGACCTGGAACTTGATTTAGGGGTTGGCACCTGTGGCAAAGACGGCCAAAGCGTACCGGTCGGCGTTGGGATGCCAACCATCAAAATTTCGGAGATGACAGTCGGCGGCACACAGCGCTAA